Below is a genomic region from Cloeon dipterum chromosome 2, ieCloDipt1.1, whole genome shotgun sequence.
CGCACCGGCCGTCTCCGTCCTACTCATCAGGTATGTCAAAATTGCTAGAATGGCATTCAATTGTTGTTCtgtcaattacaaattaagtGTAGACTTGCGACTTTCGTTTTGAACCGGAGTAAACACATATTTGCTAAGTTCTAAAGATGACAACTGTTATTTTATTGTGATATAACGATTTATAAATGGTGTTAAAAAAGAGGATACGAAAACCACATTTTCCTGCCAGAACCGACTCTTTTGGACCACTGAACAGATTCGTTAAAATTCTGGCCAGTCAAACAAAGATTTTCaagtttcttttaaattttcatgataaaaaacaataaacatcGTTGAacataaaatgaatatttctttttactgTCATTTGTACAACATGAAcggtaaaaaatgtattaattatttaatttgtgcacACACTATTGTTCTAagaagaattttcattttttaaaagtcttgAAACTTCAAATACTGCTAACTTTTTTAGAGaattttactgatttattaaaatcaggaaattaattatgacaGTACTCGCTAATATAAAAACGGTAAAAACGaccaaattccaaatttgaattcgTTAACCCATACTTTTTACTTTTGGAAACGAGccataaaaatgttcaataaaaggggcactaaaatattttatcatttcaatCAAACGGGAAAATCATCTACTGTTTAATTGTTCCTCTACAAGTCATGCATTATGTATAATATAATGCATAAAATGTACATGattggaggaaaaattcaGTTACAATCAGAATCTTTTTAGAATTAGATAGagaaaataagtattttaatCTGATAATTACAAATACCAACTTGTTGCATTTTCTGCTGAATTTCCTTTCATCAAATTGAAGGGAGGTGGAGAACAGAAACtcacttaaattcaattttcacccTAGGATAAAGCATACAAGCACGGTTCTCGTTTGGCCAGAGCGCTGTCGTGGCGatcaaaccaaattttacTGTCGCGTTGATCGGCCGATAATAATGTGGACTGGGTATAGTGGAGTGCGGCCGCGgagcaattaatttcgagAGCAGCCAGGCCAGCGGGAGCAGCGAGGGCGCATCGACCGCTCGCGCGGCTCCATTGTCGCGCCGTGAAATATTCATCGCGCGGTCATTATCCGTCCGAGGGCTTTGTTTACCGGCGCCGATGTGCGAAcgtgttcgttcgttcgctgcAGTGCCGACTCAATCGATCTCCGCCCCTTGTGCCGCCTCCAAATCTCTCTCAGCTGCGTGCTCCAGCAGTCTTTCTCTCGAGAAACAAAAACGCTACGCTTCCCAGCGCAACCGACTCCACTCTGCTGGATTTGTTTTGTCCTTAAGTCCTCTCTAGGCTCTTCCTTGCTTCTTTGTTCTCCACTTTAAATGATGGAAGagataggaaaaaaattacgacTTGGAACTGCGTTCTAAATAATACATAAGAGCTGGAAACAGAAaacctgattttattttaaaaaaatcgtaactTTCAAACATGACAACGCTGTATTACGTGaccccaaaaattaattgttttgttgTTAGACTTTTGACTTCCACAAGTAGTTGATTGATGTGAGTAGCCAACTGGTTTATTGTCCCAGCgctgaataattcaattgGTTTGGTAGCATTCTTCCGAGTATTTTAACTTTCGAAATGATATTGAGTTTACTGTAAAACACTTTTAACATATACTGGCATGCGGCACCCTCGGTAGGCTGAGAATATTGACAGATCGCGAAATGAGGCGCGTCTTTGAGTTATGAACACTTTATAGAATCAGGCGTACTACACACATGCATGTGAACTAAACAacgttgatttaaaaaaaacgttcaGACTTGCAATGGCACAACCTAATGCTAATGTCACGATAACAATAtgattcaaacaaaaaatattacaaaattttgtactGAAATACACAAGaaaagatttgttttaaaatcttaatcatcataaattatttattattatacgaGCAGAATTTCTACATGAATGCTATAGAAGAGGTTGTTCAAACtcgtttcaatttcaaatcccgagagtaaaatattgagcgtttagaaataaaagttttgtttcAGACAAAAACTTCTTTGTTGAAgggcaataattttaatccttgTTTGAACTTCTCAAAAGccaattataataataacgaGATGCAAATTCCTGCCCATTTACAAACTAATTGTTCCCATAACCAGCGGGGCAATAATCACGCGCAGTGTAGTTCCCTCTCTTATTCTCCGCTTGGCtcggtttttatttcatttctgccTTCTTTAGCGCACTCAGCCTGCTCGACGGctcattaatttgcaattcattCGCACGGGCGCCAGATGAGCTCGTCGGGCGTTGAAAATGTGTGTTTCCGCCCTCTTGACGCTGCGGCTTGCACTGTCTTTGAAGTCGCGTGCGCACCTTTttcgctctcgcgcgcgccgagcACACGCCTAAAGTGCACCCACTTGCGCGAATTTTGCTTGCAAAAAAGCGGCGGCAAACACACTTCTCTCTGACTCgagttcttttttaaattttcagcggcTCCAGAGCGGTCGCATAATTGTCTTTACGAAATCTTCAGCAAGTTTCCGCTTTTCCTGTTTTACAGTGAACCAACattttgttattgaaaatcatgtcCAGATTTTCTGCCAGATTTTTGCAAAGCATAAAAAACATCGAAATGGGATGAttgtgcagaaaaataaacaaaatccttttttatttattatgtaatgATCAAATACAGACAAGacagctaaaaaatattcaaatcgtTTTCAAAGAGgtgaaaaaacattattttccagggctgtcttaaaaatattttagaaaatctcGCCCTTGGAATGATGTTAATTcgatttttgccaaattatgCGAGTCTCTTTTGTATCAAGTTCACGTTTGAGCAATAAGCAAAGGATCGGGCTAAAAACCGTACGTGCTGTTTGTGTTGCAGGGCGCGAGTGAAAAGCGGGTTGCGGATTCTTGGCGCGCAAGCAACCTCGTCGCGGTGGCACGTGACCGTGGAGACAAACCCCAAGCAGACGATCGCCACCGTGACTGCCTTCAGGAAGGATGAAAACAGTGGTGTGGCACCGCCAACTAGCCTCGAAACCGAACCTCCAGCGCAGCCGACCAACGAGGCCGACTCCGAAAGGtgagtcaaaatttaatttggaatgaGCCCTGCCAAGAGATTCTATTGTTCTTCTCCAGAAACAGAAAGATAAGTGATCTGTTGGCAAAATTCATTTATGTGCGCTTTAATAAATGCCACTGACGACGaaagaattaaacaaataCGTCATGCTCTCGTACTTTCCATTAAAAAGGGAATTATTTGTGTCATTATTTGAACAGTTTCCCTTATTTACGTATCTTTTGTGAAAACAAGTGAAACCTACAAGATTGATTTATGATTCTTGATTTGCATCCAGaaaaaaccattaaattaaaaaaagaagtcTCTTAGAATGCCCGCATTCAAATCAAACTCTTTGGTGGCATGTCAACTTTGCTCAGAATTCAAAGTTACAAATCAGATATGAAgctttaaaatagaaaattaaacagggagagatttaaaattctaatacGAATCTAAATTTCGATCAGCTGAGACCTTTTTGccactaaataaaatttacgattttGTCCCACGGTTTGCCTTGTCCAAGATTACTTCACGCTTAGCTGCATGAAATAGCCTTTTTGACGGCTAATATTTCAGCAATGCGTGTGCACGGTgtgcattgaaaaattcataagtTTATCTAGGACGCGGTGTGTGCTTCTCATCTCGCGTGAAACGTGCGCAGCGGCCGTAATTGAATCGCGTTGGCCGCGCCAAGAAACAAatgcttcatttttattgatggaGAGCCGCCGGGAAAAGCGCATCTCATGcgagggcgggcgggcggagtGGGCATGCAAGCCCATTTATCACGACTTTGAGATGACCTCTCGACCACCTTTCTCACCCTTTTCACGCCGGACACCAATCTCGGCGGGCGGGCAATTTCCTCGCTCATTGCCCCGGGTTCTATATCATGTTGGCGTTCAGCCCCTCTAACAGTTTGATCCTGACACGAAATCTAACACAGAAACTCATTcaggaaaactaaaatttgcagTGGGGACTCGttcaaaattagtttctgTTCCTGCGAGGATATCAAgtctttttgcaattaaagtaTGCAAATATCTTCTGTTAAGCGAATTTTTTACATGTTTTTTGAGTCACAGAAAAACAAGATGGTTTGGTTTTGCAAAGATTTGttggttaattttattgttgattataattttttgtatttattaatattaaaaaggtttCTAGTAAACATGTTATTACATTCTAAAAAATCAacacttttttctttcagcgaagaagttaaaataaaaaatgaccgatttaaaaaaaaattagcataagGCATTTTTTGGCGAATGATTTGGACATCTAAATCGTTATTTCGATGATTAGTTCGCTTGAGCAATTaacctttttttctctctccataaaatatgattttctgTGCATTTTTGACATATATTATTACTTGATTTTGGATATAGATTAAATGAATTGAGAGTTCAAGAATGTGCacttcttatttaattaaaaatcatttgactttaaaaattttaaagggatttttttattagtaaaCCCTTTGTAGCAAACAAAAAAGCCTGtctcttttttttcttaaaaaaattgtccgaGACTGCTGATGAgctaagcatttttttgtgaatttctcTCATCCCCTGAGGTCATTGAGACGTGCTTTTGGTGCGATTTTCAGCAGTTCTGGCGCCGAGGAAGTGTTCAACTGGCTGCTGGAGGTGGAGGAGAGCTCGGAGCCATGGGAGGGTGGCCGCGTCGTCTGGGGCATCCGCTACGTGCTCGAGGGCGACACCCGCTTCCACGGCCAGCACACGCCATCGCCCGCCActgcctccgccgcctcctcctCATCCGCCACCTCCAGCTCACACTTCGCCCTGCAGCAGCGACGCGCCCGCCTCCTCAAGGAGGGTGGCGGCGCcgtcgcggccgccgccgtcgcgcACGATGAGGACGAGAGACGCAAGATCACCGCGCGTTTTGAGACGCAGAAAGACGACATACATGCTGTCCTCCCTATTTCCAAGGTACGCCTCCAAACGTTTCACTGACGTTTGTATCATAGttgaaacaagaaaataagctcaactgtattaaattaatcagaaaatctatttcatttttcaaaatgaatacCGTTTGCAAAAACATAGTTTGAAATTGCAAGCTCTACACTAGGGATTTATTAAACAACCAGATCATGcagagatttaaataaaattagatgttaaaattaaagcgaaaggaaaaaattagcttaaTATCTTTCGCCcgagagctaaaatttttcttggaataaaaattcgttttaagacgctaaattatttaaaattctctagaTTGACATTGAATGTCGTCCCTTAAATaagagtgttttttttctaatgaatggtgagaaatttaaaaataaaattaatattcacagTATTTTTAGTATGTAtgcaaaatgcttttaaacatttttttagagttttggTGCACTTATGGGcgttttgttaaatattaaatgagcTATTATTGATcgatttcaatattaaatcttGACAAACGTTAATAACAGTATAGAGCTTCCACATAAAATCCTATCCATCACAATTTAATATATGATTGGATAGATGACACTCGATTATCACTGTTTGATAGTTACatggtaaaattaatatctcaaataaaatgtgaagTGAAATCGATGAATGGTCATTAAAAGTAATAAACAGATAGGAACACTAATACCAATCGACTTTTTGCCCATCAAAGAGCTCATATAGTCATGCGTTATACGTCCTCGCTTTTTCAAATGGTGCCTTTTTGAGCACGTACTCCATGAAAAAAGGACCATTTGTGTGTGGTGAAATAGATTTGAAAAGAGGAGCTATATTCGTGTGCCATTTTTCAGTAAAGTCTATATTATATCGCCATCTGAATGAGTGtatgagaaatatttgtgGTTGTCTTCGTGAAATTTCTCTTTGTCTCTATTATTTAACCAttaaagccaaatttaatgtgtagaattcatatattatgtgtcttttaaaataaaatcataatgagcttattttttataataatttgcaatttgatcCCATCGAAAATTCTAAGTTAGTTCTTTTCAACAGTTCCACAAAGCTAACGGAGCGATTGACGTTCACATTAGGGTTCGCAGTCAATATCACCATCTCGGAAATGGGGCAGTCATTCATTCATAATTGATGTGTGATTTCAGAGCTGGGAGGTGCTGAACACGGCGGTGCTGACTGGCAGACAGGTGTCGCAGGCGATGAAAGTGTTCATCGTGAGCAGGGCGGGCAAGGTGGCCGACGTCACCCTGCAGGCGTCGTGCCGCTCCGTCGAGGAAAGCGTTCTCAAGGTACCTAACAGACTGCCGCGTCCCGCGTCCCATAAATATGCTTGTTAGAAGCGCGAACTGCGCGGAAGGAAAGCTGCTTGGGCTTGCCCTCGCGCGACCCCGCGTGCATGCGCCGTTCGATATTTGTTGCTCTTCCTGCTTTTCTCGCCCCATCGCACACTCAAGAAAGGCTCCACGACACCCCAACCGCACAGCGTCGGCGCCTCTCCCTCCTTCCCTCCCGACCCAACAGAAATtcgcacaaataaaattaaacgcgCCTTTTTGGGGGGAGAGTAGAAAACAGCCTCGTTTTTCGCCAGACGTGGTGGCAAACTTTGTAATCGAAATTTAATGAAGACTACTATGCTGTAGCGATATTTTTCCTTGGGGTTGGCTGACTTGAGTTAGGTTAAAACGTTGGGTTATGATAATACTAAGTTTATAACGGGTCGTAAACATTGATATATATTAAAGAATtcttttaacattaaaatccttaaaatacCTGTTCACTTTTATCcggtattttttaacatggAATACAACATTCAATTTACGACAGTTAAGATCAAGTttgcaattttagtttttttccaTAACATGTCGATTGTTTTGAGACGGTAGTGGACTCCGGAGTCCATTTAGCCGGGACTTTGGAtggctcatttttttataaaatcacttttataGAGAATCTCTTTGGttattactgttttttttcatttatcttttttcaaGGGTTTCAAgtcctattttaattttgttcctcTCAAGGGATcgcaaaaatttgcatatttcctTAAAATGCACTGAATTGCCAAAacttttgtgcattttttcaCAAACTTTTGCGCATTTACCTTAAACATGAATGGACACTCTAGATCATAGTATTTAAAACTGTATAGACAgccaataattgatttaaaaaattataattataaccTTTAGGCTTTTTTTCAGTTAGCATTTTCATACTCCTTTTTCGGTCAGTATAAAAAACGTTAAAACCcctaaattggatttttatcgGCTGTTTTTCCCTCAAAAATTATGATGCAAAATTGAGGAACCCTGGTTCGAAGTTTGTGtgattcaattcaattcaaaataatttttcgtgcTCATTTGGTACAATATAACGAATTAAACTTAcagcacagaaaaatattcgtCTGTTTTGATTgctcaagataaaaatttaaattccacacCACGTAGTTGAATTCCAAATGCAACCATTTTCCAAACGGAAACGAGAAACACAGAGAGAAGCAgatcataaataattcattcccCATCCGACATTCTTGCGAACTTCGCTTCGGCATCTgtaaaactctgctgattcgGCAAGTTTTGTACCAAAATTGACCAAGGTTTGCGGCATAAATAgaaacaaagttttttttttcattttatttttgccaatattttcGCGAATCCCCCTGCAGTCGGCTGCCCGAACGGATCCATAACCGATCCGTGACCGGCGTCGTCAGCAGGCGATTTGCGATGCGAAACACGTGCCTGCGTATGTGTCACACACACGCCGGAGCCAAATCCGCCCTGGTGAACGAAACGAACAAAGTCTAGCTTGCTGCagtggcgcgcgcgcgtccgCCATGCAAATCGAGAGTCTTCCTGCACCGCGGCTGGCCGTATAGCAATCAGCAGCCACCAGTGCTTGCTCGCTCTCTTTGATTAATCGCGCAGAGCGCGGCGATAATTAATCGTCGCGCCAAACGCTACTGCACAcgtgcgctgctgctgctactgctttTTTCGTTCGCCGGCGGCTCCTCTTTCGTTGTTTCGTCCGAAACCGCGTCTGCCAAGCAGGTGTGCGGCTGCGAAATTaatctgccgccgccgccgccgctaccGGCGAGGAATTTCCCAGTTGACTGCGCCGACATGGTCTCCCTGAGATATGCAACAGTCACGACGGCCATGTTCTCCCGGCTGACTAAACACCAATCGAAGCAGCCGCCACCCTCTGGGGAGAAAGGCCGCCGCAATTTTGATACGGAGCGAGATCTGCTTAAACACATACATAAGACACGTCGACCGTGTTCTTTCCTCCCATATACGAGCGTCAGCCCTTGATGGCGTGCAAAAGTAATAGATCGGCTGTGATTCTCGATTTTGCAACGCCCGCAGTTCTGCTTTATTTGTTCAGGGTAGAGAGCGACTGAAgacaaaatctttatttttgagTAAGAATTATTCTGAATACTGATTTAGGCTAGCAAATGAACCATAACTTGAAAGCTTTTATTAGCACTGAAGGGAAGTTCAGAGTTCTCTAAAcgataaaactaaatttaggatcaaaattttgtttattgcgTTTCAGCAGGGCCACTTTTCCCTATACATCccacattaaaaagaaaacaaaggacataaaaaatcattttgaatcaGTAAGACAATCCAATTCGttgagagaaatattttaatgaaacccgtaaccaaatatttttcgctgTGGAGTTAACCTCCTGAACAAGGAACCCGATATTGCAAaacatttcacttttttatatttccgtGGAAAAAACCCTTACTCGATATTTCttgctttcaaaatattaaaatttcaataaacaaataataaaaatggtgaaGTATGTAGCTCTGCAAGTCTAGATATACTTAAAACAGTGGAGCATTCCTTGACAAAGATGATCTCACAATTTCCACATTGCAAGACAAATATTTCCTCTTTATAAGGAACCCGCCGAAATAATATCTGAACAAGactaaaattttaggaaaacaCCAAACAACTGCAACCATTAAAGTCTCAGTACCactcttattattttttaacacgcGTGcccatttttatattcaaaattacaaacgaATGAAAAAGTTTGTATATCCTattataactaaaaaatatgtgttgTAGTGTTCTAGCTTCTGGTAGTATGTTATATTCAGTTCTGCTGCTGATGACGAGCACAGTTTCCTTATTTCCTTTCTTATACTCTGACGCCTATGCTCATTTTGCACGCTTTAGACACAACAAGTGTCATGTAGCGGATACGCAGAAAACTTGATAACATTCCCGACTGTGTATGTGTGTCTTTAGGTGTCGTCGTCGTGCAGCTCGGTGTACGTGGACGGCTCGGAGGTGCGAGGCTCGAGCAATGCGTCTGTGTTGGTGCAGTATGGCCCTTACTCAGGCGTGGCCAAGTTCACCGTGTGGACGCCCGAGTACCCCCTGGAGGTGTCCGTCGGTGACCAGCGCCTCAGTCAGGTCAAGGGCTGGCGGGTGCCCGACCTAGCCGCTGGCTCATCCATGTGAGTGCTTGGCAAACGGACTACGCGCAGAATATCTCACTCTTGTTTTTTTCCTCCACTTCAGCAGCAAAACGAAGCGCTCCCCAGCTGAGGAGTCAAGTTACACGAGCAGCGGACGCTTCATTCGCGGAGGAGGCTGGCTCGAGCCCCTCTCACCTGACGAGAAATTAGAGTCCGCTGACCGGCCGCACTGCCGACTCCGTTTCCAGCAGACCAATGTTGAGGTAATGATTAAATTAGCATTCGAGATTTTGcctgtttaataaattaaggaTATTTTAACGTCTCgtgctatttaaatattgcaattcagaaaatatattttgttgtgttttttatgTTGTTAGTTGCTGGTTATGGAATTAttacttgattttattttaagctaaaactaaataattttcctacttctgtaattttatgaaaatttgtgggaataatttaatcttgaaGGAAACCCTCAAGATACTAATACTATTTGATTAATCAATTATTGGTAattaattccatcaaacctccAAATTTCAGGTTTACTCTCGTTTCTATGCTGACGACCACGACGTTGGCCGCATTTCTTTCTTTAGCTCAAAACGCACCTGGCTCAGGGTTACTGACCTTGTGCTCGGTCTGCTCAGGGTTTCCGACGCTCGCATCGCCTCACTCCACGGCCGCACCCTCCAGGGACAGAGCGTCGGTAGAACAGAAGTTCAGGTACATATATGCTAAAATCATAATTCAATCCAATTCAAATAAGGCATAAAGTTGATCAGGGTCAGGGAATGATACCCTGAAATtcatgtataatttaattgccttttgtctattaagaaaaattctgcaaaaatcgaatatatttttgttaatctgcaaaagttagaaaaattatacatGGGGTAggaaaagaattaataataaaaaatatataacatgTGGCTCTACTCTCTGCGTGAAATTACAAGGATGGGTGGCTAGTAGCAGGAAGCATAATGtttctctcattaattttgttcaccAATAAGTGGTGAGAGCGTAgtcaaactttttttttaaattaccagaGATTGAAATTTCCCTGCAGGACAAACTATGTTATACATGAAAATTACTACTGATGTTTCCTGAGGGGCCAAAACATTATCTAAACAGTAGAAGAACATGtgaaattctctctctctctctatttaaAGTTTACTCTTAACCACTCATCCTAAGAGTAGAgtcatttgtatttttatactaaaaaaagtttctttataatttacattaatGCACATTTATTACTCTCTTGAAACACAGTTAAAGAGTATAAACTCAAACATTGAACACTCCCAGGTTCTGTCCCTTTTTAactaacttgatttttttttgtattttcctcACAGGTGGTGTCACCGGTGACGGGTCGCGTGCTCGGCGCCAAGGAGATCCGCGTGAGCAACGATCGCGTTTCTGTGTCTGGACTGACGGTGCGGGTGGTGTCCGGGCTGCAGCTGTCCATCTCGCCAGATGGGACAGCTAACGGCTACGTGGCGACGACGTCTGTGACGCGGCGACTGACGGCACAGTACCAGGAGGGCCTGCTGGACGTGGAATTGCGCTTCAACGACGACACAAGTACGGCGCTGCGTGACGTCAGCGTTGCCGACTACCTTCTCACCGTCGACAGTCAGAACCCGGAGGTGGTGGCGTTCGCTCCCATGGCCGCCTCGCCGCACCCGCGCGTCATCGCGGTCGGCGAGGGCCACGGCCCCCTGCTCAGGCTCACCCTGCGCCTGCCAGACAGGTGTGCCGGTCCTGCGGCCACCAAGGGCCGCGCGGCCTCCGCCACTGTCAAGGGCCGCCCGCCGACGCCGCTAGTCCCCAGCAACAACGTGCTTGCTACCGCATTTGCTGACGTTAAGGTCGACTTCTCCGGCAGCCAGCGCCCTGAGTTTGTGCAGAACGATGGTAGCGAGGCGGTGAACTATGGCAACGCCCGAGTTGCCCTACACGAAATCACTAACATCCAAGACATCCTCATTGGTGAGTTTCTCAATATAAAATGGGTTCAATGGCCCTGGTAAAAATCGATTGCTTTCCGATCAATAACCACCAAAACGAGTTCCTGTCAAACCACAGACCAATACGCTTGTTTAAAAGCTCTCGGTGGTTATTTAGCGTTCTGAGCTTTTTGTTGCGGtcgatgatttaattttaattggaccTCTCGTTAGTTGGCTGCTTATTGTTACTCTCGACGGTCTCTAAATTGAGTTGCAATGTAaacgattttgaaaattggtccttttttgaatattttgcagcgcttttaaaactttgcttTTGAACAGTTGAGATATGTTATAtagacttttttatttacccaAATACTGATCTGGTttagaactaaaaaattaaattgtcagtTTTCGTCTATGCATGACTTACCATCAAAAATGCAATAACACAGATTTTTTAGACTAGAGAATTTTAGTCAGTCGGTTTTCTTAATTCTAGCTTTATTGAGGGTAATTtacgaaaattattaaatactgATTGATACAAATTGGTATCTTCAACTTGAATTAAATACCGACTATTTTGGACCAAAATGCTGACAGAAcctctgaaaatattaattttaccctCTGTCTATCAATCTTCTCGCTATAAAAGCTTCAGAgctgaaaatacatttttgtctTGCCCTCCATGGCTACTTTTGCCACAGGAGAGTTCCGATTCCAAAcactcaaaatattatatggAGTGAAGCAAACTAAATAAACGGAGTGAACTTCTTATCTGAAATCTGAAAatgagatttcatttttaaaaaagccaatCACC
It encodes:
- the dtn gene encoding transmembrane protein 132E isoform X3, yielding MLRAWTLLAAVACAVALGGAGVSAVEVHFENKDGGFFLKYVPAEQSSKTELEAAAETAEEAADDEEEEAAAVLSEEHLTVLQSAQPAAVRATFGPFSTKQTVPARYVVPDATVDASAPPPPAPLPPDVLDADLLAHTLDVSAHLVTPQVPRDAPVLRVLFHAGQHKAAAPPVGAPPPAAASGRRQQRVCIVLHATLADRPAEAAACSPGGDDGVCLAQLTLPAAWWPSLPSPDFFSEPPHETKPVNKVPRRMVRISYSVFEPRGSEPCSPSPSARVQIQPATPLGAVPLVSAVAPYRKLRADPGLAMVLPYAPLYPRSRFYVPLFVQPRPNAPAVSVLLIRARVKSGLRILGAQATSSRWHVTVETNPKQTIATVTAFRKDENSGVAPPTSLETEPPAQPTNEADSESSGAEEVFNWLLEVEESSEPWEGGRVVWGIRYVLEGDTRFHGQHTPSPATASAASSSSATSSSHFALQQRRARLLKEGGGAVAAAAVAHDEDERRKITARFETQKDDIHAVLPISKSWEVLNTAVLTGRQVSQAMKVFIVSRAGKVADVTLQASCRSVEESVLKVSSSCSSVYVDGSEVRGSSNASVLVQYGPYSGVAKFTVWTPEYPLEVSVGDQRLSQVKGWRVPDLAAGSSISKTKRSPAEESSYTSSGRFIRGGGWLEPLSPDEKLESADRPHCRLRFQQTNVEVYSRFYADDHDVGRISFFSSKRTWLRVTDLVLGLLRVSDARIASLHGRTLQGQSVGRTEVQVVSPVTGRVLGAKEIRVSNDRVSVSGLTVRVVSGLQLSISPDGTANGYVATTSVTRRLTAQYQEGLLDVELRFNDDTSTALRDVSVADYLLTVDSQNPEVVAFAPMAASPHPRVIAVGEGHGPLLRLTLRLPDRCAGPAATKGRAASATVKGRPPTPLVPSNNVLATAFADVKVDFSGSQRPEFVQNDGSEAVNYGNARVALHEITNIQDILIGVPMKDENNHEPTVQARQHPAQRLHAAMTPLEIGMYVLLGAFCLAIVVFVVSCVVYASKFKDEHAAAVAAARRPMAAAGQPHVRLLASSASGNKRDSTTNAHDWVWLGRATLERTQPRGPAVRLTANPAFQVASFDNPCHVELPSRPPPLNTATYCKRPASQNDNSEWHITEPPPLPPHASSALSPSDPSYKPPVPPHRNLNPASAPVSPPPRVQSSSSSPVPELPRRKGRGRGRGRSSAASADAVTADELLMVKRAHVVGNPMFSEQEQEELMASDVGLDLNLGMDYEQILEYFDNLKESNA
- the dtn gene encoding transmembrane protein 132E isoform X1; the protein is MLRAWTLLAAVACAVALGGAGVSAVEVHFENKDGGFFLKYVPAEQSSKTELEAAAETAEEAADDEEEEAAAVLSEEHLTVLQSAQPAAVRATFGPFSTKQTVPARYVVPDATVDASAPPPPAPLPPDVLDADLLAHTLDVSAHLVTPQVPRDAPVLRVLFHAGQHKAAAPPVGAPPPAAASGRRQQRVCIVLHATLADRPAEAAACSPGGDDGVCLAQLTLPAAWWPSLPSPDFFSEPPHETKPVNKVPRRMVRISYSVFEPRGSEPCSPSPSARVQIQPATPLGAVPLVSAVAPYRKLRADPGLAMVLPYAPLYPRSRFYVPLFVQPRPNAPAVSVLLIRARVKSGLRILGAQATSSRWHVTVETNPKQTIATVTAFRKDENSGVAPPTSLETEPPAQPTNEADSESSSGAEEVFNWLLEVEESSEPWEGGRVVWGIRYVLEGDTRFHGQHTPSPATASAASSSSATSSSHFALQQRRARLLKEGGGAVAAAAVAHDEDERRKITARFETQKDDIHAVLPISKSWEVLNTAVLTGRQVSQAMKVFIVSRAGKVADVTLQASCRSVEESVLKVSSSCSSVYVDGSEVRGSSNASVLVQYGPYSGVAKFTVWTPEYPLEVSVGDQRLSQVKGWRVPDLAAGSSISKTKRSPAEESSYTSSGRFIRGGGWLEPLSPDEKLESADRPHCRLRFQQTNVEVYSRFYADDHDVGRISFFSSKRTWLRVTDLVLGLLRVSDARIASLHGRTLQGQSVGRTEVQVVSPVTGRVLGAKEIRVSNDRVSVSGLTVRVVSGLQLSISPDGTANGYVATTSVTRRLTAQYQEGLLDVELRFNDDTSTALRDVSVADYLLTVDSQNPEVVAFAPMAASPHPRVIAVGEGHGPLLRLTLRLPDRCAGPAATKGRAASATVKGRPPTPLVPSNNVLATAFADVKVDFSGSQRPEFVQNDGSEAVNYGNARVALHEITNIQDILIGVPMKDENNHEPTVQARQHPAQRLHAAMTPLEIGMYVLLGAFCLAIVVFVVSCVVYASKFKDEHAAAVAAARRPMAAAGQPHVRLLASSASGNKRDSTTNAHDWVWLGRATLERTQPRGPAVRLTANPAFQVASFDNPCHVELPSRPPPLNTATYCKRPASQNDNSEWHITEPPPLPPHASSALSPSDPSYKPPVPPHRNLNPASAPVSPPPRVQSSSSSPVPELPRRKGRGRGRGRSSAASADAVTADELLMVKRAHVVGNPMFSEQEQEELMASDVGLDLNLGMDYEQILEYFDNLKESNA